From one Triticum urartu cultivar G1812 chromosome 3, Tu2.1, whole genome shotgun sequence genomic stretch:
- the LOC125543111 gene encoding uncharacterized protein LOC125543111 isoform X1 produces the protein MDLPLALAPLVLLLLVLLAAPPAALLIALHLRRRRRSLRRPRPTPPEPAAAALEPSAPAKEDEGGEEKRRPRRARRKQQQQKQGGDGAASRAAGGGGDGALPPRPRFPLASVAGALQRRITARYDELALASQAQSLTIDQVHEFLKTLVDARDELLQKSENTRRSITIRKAMLSNSRNGRSSHDHLRLCEQVSRLEFEYERLKKDASIYHNLHEQLQLSSCYKLMEESNDETEKRIREGAFAKGVRDTAFEDLLAVEKKDDAFWRRDGKLRSISDSM, from the exons ATGGACCTGCCGCTAGCCCTCGCACCTctagtcctcctcctcctcgtgcTCCTCGCCGCCCCGCCGGCGGCGCTGCTCATTGCCCTccacctgcgccgccgccgccgcagcctccGGAGGCCCCGGCCAACGCCGCCCGAGCCGGCGGCCGCGGCGCTCGAGCCGAGCGCGCCGGCCAAGGAGGACGAGGGCGGGGAGGAGAAGAGGCGGCCGCGGAGGGCGCGGcggaagcagcagcagcagaagcagggcggcgacggggccgcctcgcgggcggcgggcggcggcggggacggcgcGCTGCCGCCGCGGCCGCGGTTCCCGCTCGCTTCGGTGGCCGGCGCGCTGCAGCGGCGGATCACCGCGCGGTACGACGAGCTCGCGCTGGCCAGCCAGGCCCAGTCCCTCACCATTGACCAG GTCCATGAGTTTCTTAAGACTCTTGTAGATGCGAGGGATGAACTACTACAAAA GTCTGAGAACACCCGAAGAAGCATCACAATAAGGAAGGCCATGTTATCCAACAGTCGTAACGGTAGGTCTTCACATGACCACCTTCGCTTATGTGAACAG GTGAGTAGATTGGAATTCGAATATGAAAGACTAAAGAAAGATGCCAGCATTTACCATAATCTCCATGAGCAGCTTCAGCTGTCATCGTGCTACAAACTG ATGGAGGAGAGCAACGATGAAACGGAGAAGAGAATCCGCGAAGGAGCCTTCGCCAAAGGGGTGCGCGATACCGCCTTCGAGGACCTGCTGGCCGTGGAGAAGAAGGACGACGCTTTCTGGCGCCGTGACGGGAAGCTGAGGTCGATCTCGGACAGCATGTAG
- the LOC125543110 gene encoding uncharacterized protein LOC125543110 isoform X1: MRIESRPAAGVAASENLGMHLAADYPNRGGGRLGLGPFAAAVLRTDNRRRAIAGGAVLASALLLVATPRLRHSPALHLFADMRNLLGVPNTLNVLTAYPLLLAGVPGLILCLFGSGCFGISLRWEALGWFLFYAGNVGAAFGSAYYHLKPDDDRLIWDRLPMMMSASSLLSILVIERVDERAGLSCLISLLSLLLVGSVCERILDDMRLWVVLNLVPCVAIPALLFLFPPKYTHSRFWFLATGFYLLARFEGLADRKVYSVNRYFISGHSLEHLCFAMVTLILTVMLSFRNIKITRYQSTDVRHI, translated from the exons ATGAGAATCGAATCTAGGCCTGCAGCCGGAGTCGCCGCATCTGAAAATCTAGGCATGCATCTCGCCGCCGACTACCCCAACCGCGGCGGTGGCCGCCTCGGCCTAGGGCCATTCGCGGCTGCCGTGCTCCGCACCGATAACCGTCGCCGTGCGATTGCAGGCGGCGCGGTCCTCGCCTCGGCGCTGCTTCTCGTGGCCACACCACGCCTCCGCCACTCGCCGGCGCTCCACCTCTTCGCCGACATGCGCAACCTCCTCGGCGTGCCCAACACCCTCAACGTGCTCACCGCCTACCCGCTTCTCCTTGCTGGAGTACCAGGACTTATCCTTTGCCTCTTCGGCAGCGGATGCTTCGGCATAAG CTTAAGGTGGGAGGCCTTGGGATGGTTCCTCTTCTATGCAGGGAATGTAGGGGCAGCATTTGGCTCAGCTTACTATCACCTCAAGCCAGATGATGACCGGTTAATTTGGGACAGGTTGCCG ATGATGATGTCGGCCTCCTCGCTTTTGTCGATATTGGTAATTGAAAGAGTTGATGAGAGGGCTGGATTATCTTGTTTGATCTCGCTCTTGTCTCTTTTATTGGTGGGCAGTGTGTGTGAAAG GATTCTTGATGATATGCGCCTGTGGGTAGTTTTAAACCTGGTTCCTTGTGTTGCAATTCCTGCACTGCTATTCTTGTTCCCGCCAAAGTATACACACTCAAGATTTTGGTTTCTTGCTACAG GCTTTTACCTTCTGGCAAGATTTGAAGGCCTTGCCGACAGAAAGGTTTACAGTGTGAATAGATACTTCATTAGCGGCCATTCCTTGGAGCACCTTTGTTTCGCCATGGTTACATTGATACTTACTGTGATGCTATCCTTCAGAAATATTAAGATCACCAGGTACCAATCAACCGATGTTCGTCACATTTAG
- the LOC125543108 gene encoding putative pentatricopeptide repeat-containing protein At1g17630 produces MMIKKKSYQVGVMLRWLVGPICQMHRLLRTTASRGCIRQRHRLLSAVAGGDQPIRDLPPTTCAVLWNRLLRAHICRSRPDLALALYRRMRALCPALPNTYTLPLALRAATSPRIASAIHAHALHLSLHAHPDVAGQLLAAYARHGRPDEARHVFDAMPSKRTTMSWNTLISAYSVCCDPDSAMATFGRMAAAADEALPDAVTWTTLLSAHARCGKHPVVLELFGDMHRSGCEGNAESVAVALSACPYAGDLALGKGRAIHGYGVAKGVVRGYLFVTNSLVCMYGKLGKMDDARKVFGEAGEKNTVTWNALVTSYAASGMCDEALDVLVRMEQRGGMAAPNVVSWSAVIGGFASSGDNERALELFRRMQRRWLSPNVVTLATVLSACAELLAVRLGREVHAGAIRSMLDRHSLVANGLINMYAKCGRVAYARTVFDGMKSRDLVSWNSMLAGYGMHGLCDDALAVFADMAEAKVDPDGVTFVAVLSACSHAGRVSEGRRLFDQMILEHRISPSMEHYTCMVDLLGRAGLLKDASELIETMPVGADLCVWGALLNSCRIHGDAAMAEATIAKVLQAGAETTGNHTLITNLYAACGMWDESKRVRVMTREAGLRKSPGQSWIEVKNKVFAFVAGSVPPSMPGAEEIFRVLDDLYSEMDDERHTMEHDHHIVSV; encoded by the coding sequence ATGATGATAAAAAAAAAATCTTACCAAGTGGGCGTTATGCTACGCTGGCTGGTAGGACCCATTTGCCAGATGCACCGTCTCCTCCGAACAACCGCTTCTCGTGGATGCATCCGGCAGCGCCACCgcctcctctccgccgtcgctgGCGGCGACCAACCGATCCGCGACCTCCCGCCGACCACCTGCGCGGTCCTATGGAACCGCCTCCTCCGCGCCCACATCTGCCGCTCCCGTCCAGACCTTGCGCTCGCGCTCTACCGCCGCATGCGCGCGCTCTGCCCCGCGCTCCCTAACACCTACACGCTCCCCCTCGCCCTCCGCGCGGCGACCTCCCCACGAATCGCGTCCGCCATCCACGCACACGCCCTCCACCTTAGCTTGCATGCCCACCCGGACGTCGCCGGCCAGCTCCTCGCCGCCTACGCCAGGCACGGCCGCCCCGACGAGGCCCGCCACGTGTTCGACGCAATGCCGTCCAAGAGGACCACCATGTCCTGGAACACGCTCATCTCCGCTTATTCGGTCTGCTGCGACCCCGACAGTGCAATGGCCACGTTCGGGCGCATGGCCGCCGCCGCTGACGAGGCGCTCCCCGACGCCGTGACGTGGACGACGCTGCTCTCGGCGCACGCGAGGTGCGGCAAGCACCCGGTGGTTCTTGAACTGTTCGGAGACATGCACCGCAGCGGATGTGAAGGGAATGCCGAGTCCGTGGCCGTGGCGCTCTCGGCGTGCCCCTACGCCGGCGACCTCGCGTTGGGGAAAGGGAGGGCGATACATGGCTACGGCGTCGCAAAGGGCGTCGTCCGTGGCTACCTGTTCGTCACCAACTCGCTGGTGTGCATGTACGGCAAGCTGGGGAAGATGGACGACGCCCGGAAGGTTTTCGGGGAAGCTGGAGAGAAGAACACCGTGACATGGAACGCCCTCGTCACCAGCTACGCCGCGTCTGGGATGTGCGACGAAGCGTTGGACGTGCTCGTCCGGATGGAGCAGCGTGGCGGCATGGCTGCGCCCAATGTGGTGAGCTGGAGCGCTGTCATTGGCGGCTTCGCGTCGTCCGGTGACAATGAGCGCGCACTGGAGCTGTTCCGGCGGATGCAACGGCGATGGCTTTCGCCGAACGTGGTGACCTTAGCCACCGTTCTCTCAGCCTGCGCCGAGCTACTGGCGGTGCGGTTGGGTCGGGAGGTCCATGCCGGCGCGATCAGATCCATGCTCGACCGGCACTCGCTCGTCGCGAACGGGCTCATCAACATGTACGCCAAGTGCGGGAGAGTGGCCTACGCACGCACGGTGTTCGACGGTATGAAGAGCAGGGACCTGGTCTCCTGGAACTCCATGTTGGCCGGCTACGGGATGCACGGCCTGTGCGACGACGCCCTTGCAGTGTTCGCAGACATGGCCGAAGCTAAGGTCGATCCTGACGGCGTCACCTTCGTCGCCGTTCTGTCGGCGTGCAGCCACGCAGGGCGCGTGTCGGAGGGCCGCCGTCTGTTTGATCAGATGATACTGGAGCACAGGATTTCCCCATCCATGGAGCACTACACGTGCATGGTCGACCTCCTGGGCCGTGCCGGCTTGCTCAAGGACGCGTCTGAGCTCATCGAGACGATGCCGGTGGGAGCCGACCTGTGCGTGTGGGGAGCGCTGCTCAACTCGTGCAGGATCCATGGGGACGCAGCCATGGCCGAAGCCACCATCGCGAAGGTTCTGCAGGCCGGCGCGGAGACCACCGGCAACCACACGCTGATCACGAACCTGTACGCCGCGTGCGGGATGTGGGACGAGTCCAAGAGGGTGAGGGTGATGACGAGAGAGGCCGGCTTGAGGAAGAGCCCCGGGCAGAGCTGGATCGAGGTGAAGAACAAGGTGTTCGCCTTCGTGGCCGGCAGTGTGCCGCCGTCGATGCCCGGAGCTGAGGAGATCTTCAGGGTGCTCGACGATTTGTACAGCGAAATGGACGACGAGAGACACACCATGGAGCACGATCACCACATTGTAAGCGTTTGA
- the LOC125543111 gene encoding uncharacterized protein LOC125543111 isoform X2: MFLRSRISSQTFFYRSTTMRVSYLVLLAICAILSRQVPPESPQPSLPLAGGSRKKRKNLRRKQEGMDRTDKLGAVEEEKGPTPNILLLPRLSGPMKQRITKEYRRLFGVFGGIEEFFHQVHEFLKTLVDARDELLQKSENTRRSITIRKAMLSNSRNGRSSHDHLRLCEQVSRLEFEYERLKKDASIYHNLHEQLQLSSCYKLMEESNDETEKRIREGAFAKGVRDTAFEDLLAVEKKDDAFWRRDGKLRSISDSM, translated from the exons ATGTTCTTGCGATCGAGGATATCGTCGCAAACCTTCTTCTACAGATCTACAACCATGCGGGTTTCCTATCTCGTCCTCCTTGCTATTTGTGCCATCCTGTCCCGTCAGGTCCCACCTGAATCACCCCAACCATCATTGCCACTTGCTGGTGGCAGTAGGAAGAAGAGAAAAAACCTGAGGAGGAAGCAGGAGGGCATGGATCGCACAGATAAGTTGGGGGCTGTTGAGGAGGAAAAGGGGCCAACACCGAACATCTTGCTCCTCCCCCGGTTGAGTGGTCCAATGAAACAAAGGATCACTAAGGAGTATCGTCGGTTGTTTGGGGTTTTTGGTGGTATTGAAGAATTCTTTCACCAG GTCCATGAGTTTCTTAAGACTCTTGTAGATGCGAGGGATGAACTACTACAAAA GTCTGAGAACACCCGAAGAAGCATCACAATAAGGAAGGCCATGTTATCCAACAGTCGTAACGGTAGGTCTTCACATGACCACCTTCGCTTATGTGAACAG GTGAGTAGATTGGAATTCGAATATGAAAGACTAAAGAAAGATGCCAGCATTTACCATAATCTCCATGAGCAGCTTCAGCTGTCATCGTGCTACAAACTG ATGGAGGAGAGCAACGATGAAACGGAGAAGAGAATCCGCGAAGGAGCCTTCGCCAAAGGGGTGCGCGATACCGCCTTCGAGGACCTGCTGGCCGTGGAGAAGAAGGACGACGCTTTCTGGCGCCGTGACGGGAAGCTGAGGTCGATCTCGGACAGCATGTAG
- the LOC125543112 gene encoding phosphopantothenoylcysteine decarboxylase-like: MATREQPSQGVTPDAAATQPRRPRVLVAASGSVAAIKFEVLCRSLAEWADVRAVATASSLHFIDRESFPSGVALLTDADEWSAWGRIGDEVLHIELREWADAMLIAPLSANTLAKIAGGLCDNLLTCVVRAWDYSKPIYVAPAMNTFMWDNPFTSRHLDAAAGLGVSLIPPVTKRLACGDYGNGAMAEPAEICRTLRLFFGSQEPF, from the exons ATGGCCACGCGAGAGCAGCCGTCGCAGGGCGTGACGCCGGACGCTGCCGCCACTCAGCCTCGGAGGCCCCGCGTCCTGGTCGCCGCCTCCGGCAGCGTGGCGGCGATCAAGTTCGAGGTCCTGTGCCGGAGCCTCGCCGAGTGGGCCGACGTCCGGGCGGTGGCGACGGCCTCGTCCCTGCACTTCATCGACAGGGAGTCGTTCCCGAGCGGCGTCGCCCTCCTCACCGACGCCGACGAGTGGTCCGCCTGGGGGAGGATCGGCGACGAGGTCCTGCACATCGAGCTACGCGAGTGGGCCGACGCCATGCTCATCGCGCCACTCTCGGCCAACACCCTGGCCAAG ATCGCTGGCGGGCTGTGCGACAACCTCCTGACGTGCGTGGTGCGCGCGTGGGACTACAGCAAGCCCATCTACGTCGCGCCGGCCATGAACACCTTCATGTGGGACAACCCCTTCACCAGCCGCCATCTCGACGCCGCCGCCGGCCTCGGCGTCTCCCTCATCCCTCCGGTGACCAAGCGGCTCGCCTGCGGGGACTACGGCAACGGCGCCATGGCAGAGCCCGCCGAGATCTGCAGGACCCTCAGGCTCTTCTTCGGTTCACAAGAACCATTCTGA
- the LOC125543110 gene encoding uncharacterized protein LOC125543110 isoform X2, whose translation MRIESRPAAGVAASENLGMHLAADYPNRGGGRLGLGPFAAAVLRTDNRRRAIAGGAVLASALLLVATPRLRHSPALHLFADMRNLLGVPNTLNVLTAYPLLLAGVPGLILCLFGSGCFGISLRWEALGWFLFYAGNVGAAFGSAYYHLKPDDDRLIWDRLPMMMSASSLLSILVIERVDERAGLSCLISLLSLLLVGSVCERILDDMRLWVVLNLVPCVAIPALLFLFPPKYTHSRFWFLATGFYLLARFEGLADRKVYSVNRYFISGHSLEHLCFAMVTLILTVMLSFRNIKITRDS comes from the exons ATGAGAATCGAATCTAGGCCTGCAGCCGGAGTCGCCGCATCTGAAAATCTAGGCATGCATCTCGCCGCCGACTACCCCAACCGCGGCGGTGGCCGCCTCGGCCTAGGGCCATTCGCGGCTGCCGTGCTCCGCACCGATAACCGTCGCCGTGCGATTGCAGGCGGCGCGGTCCTCGCCTCGGCGCTGCTTCTCGTGGCCACACCACGCCTCCGCCACTCGCCGGCGCTCCACCTCTTCGCCGACATGCGCAACCTCCTCGGCGTGCCCAACACCCTCAACGTGCTCACCGCCTACCCGCTTCTCCTTGCTGGAGTACCAGGACTTATCCTTTGCCTCTTCGGCAGCGGATGCTTCGGCATAAG CTTAAGGTGGGAGGCCTTGGGATGGTTCCTCTTCTATGCAGGGAATGTAGGGGCAGCATTTGGCTCAGCTTACTATCACCTCAAGCCAGATGATGACCGGTTAATTTGGGACAGGTTGCCG ATGATGATGTCGGCCTCCTCGCTTTTGTCGATATTGGTAATTGAAAGAGTTGATGAGAGGGCTGGATTATCTTGTTTGATCTCGCTCTTGTCTCTTTTATTGGTGGGCAGTGTGTGTGAAAG GATTCTTGATGATATGCGCCTGTGGGTAGTTTTAAACCTGGTTCCTTGTGTTGCAATTCCTGCACTGCTATTCTTGTTCCCGCCAAAGTATACACACTCAAGATTTTGGTTTCTTGCTACAG GCTTTTACCTTCTGGCAAGATTTGAAGGCCTTGCCGACAGAAAGGTTTACAGTGTGAATAGATACTTCATTAGCGGCCATTCCTTGGAGCACCTTTGTTTCGCCATGGTTACATTGATACTTACTGTGATGCTATCCTTCAGAAATATTAAGATCACCAG GGACTCGTGA